CACGCGGAAAACGTCAACGAGAATGCCATCCTGCCGCGCGTCCGGTGGCTCGCCGGCGATAAGACGGAGGAGGCCCTCTGACTACTGCCACTTCTCGGCACGCTCTCGCAAAACCCCAGGGGAGACGGGGGGATTGTCCAGCATCACCGCCAGGGTCCGGTATCAAATTGGCGACGTATTGGCCGGGCCCCTTGGAGTGAACAGGCCAGGAATGGAAACCAAGAAGAAAATTTTAGTGTTTGTGGATTTTGACGTCGTCGTAAGGCACTTTCTCAAGAACAATACGTTCCGGGAATTGGCCGACCAGAACGACGTCGTCTATGTTTTCAACAATGACACAACTTCTGCGAAAAAGGGCGTCACGATCAACGTGGCCGAACTCGGGCTGCCTCGAGTTGTTTTCACGTCGGTCCCGCGCAAGCGGACCGGGCTATGGTACTTTCTTTACACGGCGGCGGTGCTCCGGCAGCAGCGCGGGTCGCCGAATTTCGTGGCGAGACATCGCCAGCTAGTGGACGTGCTTGGGGCCTGGAGGGTACGGGTCCTTGAGCTCTTGGGGCTGCCTGGCCTGTACAACCTGTTCCGCTGGGCGTTCATCCATCTGATGGGAGTGGAGCTCAGCGTCCAATCCGTGATCGAGGCGGAGAAGCCGGACCTCATCCTGCACCCCAGCATCCTCACCGGCTATTATGTGAATGAGCTGCTCATCGAGACCAAGCGCCACGGCATTCCGCTCGTCCTGCTCATGAATTCCTGGGACAATCCGTCGGCTAAAGCGGTGTGCACCGGTTTTCCAGACCAGCTGGTCGTGTGGGGCGAGCAGAGCAAGCGCCAAGCGATCCAGTACATGCGGATGCCGCCCGACCGCATCAAGTGCTTCGGGGCTGCCCAGTTCCAGGTGTATCGCGACCCGCCGCCCGAATCTCAGGCCGAACTGCGGAAGATGTTCGGGGTCCCGGCCGGAAAGAAGATCCTTCTCTATGCCGGCGCCGGTAACGGCCGCCACGAGACCCACTATCTGCGCCTGCTGGAGAACGGCATCGAAGACGGGACCTTTCCTGATTGCCACGTGATCTATCGGCCCCACCCCTGGCGGGGCGGCCTGGCGGTTGGAGAGGATGACTTCTTTTCGATCGCCTGGCGGCACATCACCATGGATCCGTTCATGGCCGACTATTACCGCCGGGAAACCAAGAGTCCGAGCGGCATCATCTTCATGGCCGACTACAGGATCGCCAACAAGCTGCTCACGCTGGTCGACGCCGTCATCTCTCCGTTGTCGACGATGTTGATCGAGGCGTTGGTCAAGGGAAAGCCGGTGCTGGCGTTCTTCCCCGAGCGGGAGCACGGCGTGGTGTTCGGGATCGACGAGGTGCACTTCGCCGATTTCCTGAAGATGCCCGACGTGAACGTCTGTCTCGAGGAAAGGGAGTTCCATCCGGCGTGCCGGCGCCTCGTCGGCCAGATCGGCGACCCCGCCCTGGCGACGCGGCTTCGCGAAAGCGCCGAGTTCTTCGTTGTCATGGACGGGCCGACGTACGGCGAGCGCCTGCGGGACTTGGTCGGCGACATGATAGGGGCGCGCGCCTGACCGATCTTCAACAGCGCGGGAACGGAGAGCGGCCGTCGAGCGGGAGTCGGCCGGCGCCGCGCGTGCGGCTCATCGCCCGTCTGGACGTCAAGGGTCCGAACCTCATCAAGGGCATCCACCTCGAAGGACTGCGTGTGGTCGGCGATCCACACGAACATGCCCGCCGTTATTACGAACAGGGGATCGACGAGATCCTGTACATTGATTCCGTGGCCAGCTTGTACGGTCGCAACAACCTGTCCGACATCGTCGATCGCACGACGTGCGACATCTTCATCCCGATCACCGTGGGCGGGGGTGTGCGCTCGGTGGAGGACGTGCGGCGGCTATTGCGGGTGGGTGCCGACAAGATCGCCGTGAACACCGCCGCCGTGGCGTGTCCCGAACTCATCACCGAAGCGGCCGAGGCGTTCGGGTCGCAGTGCGTCGTGGTGTCGATCGCCGCGAAGCGTCGAGCCCGGGGATCGGCGGGTTGGGAGGTATTGGTCGAGACCGGGCGCGAGCGCACCGGGCTCGACGCCGTCGAATGGGCCCACCGGGCCGCCGAGCTGGGTGCCGGTGAGCTGCTGGTCACCTCCGTCGATCGCGAGGGCACGCGGATGGGCTTCGATGTCGAATTGACGCAAGCCATCGCGCGCGCGGTCGACGTTCCGGTCATCGCCTCGGGTGGCGCCGGCCGGCTTGAGGACGTGGCGGAGGTGATTGAGGACGGCGGCGCGGATGCCGTTGCGCTCGCCTCCATCCTGCATTTCGGCACGGCCGAAATCGGAACCATCAAGGATTTCCTCGCCGGGCGCGGCATTGGCGGGCGGCCGGCGCGGCGAGACAGCTGACGATGCCCGCGCCTGTCGCCTCCATCCTCGATTACGATTGCGGCAACCTGCGCAGCCTCGAGCGTGCGTTTGTCCGCGTCGGCGCCCAGGTGCGAATGATCGAGCGGGCCGAGGACGTCGCCACGGCGGGCCACCTCGTGTTGCCGGGCGTCGGTGCCTACGGGCAGGCGATGGATCGTCTGTCCCGCCGCGGCTACGCCGAGGCGGTGTCGGAGCATGCCGCGGCGGGAAAGCCGCTGCTGGGCATCTGCCTGGGCATGCAGCTCCTGTTCGACGAGAGCGAGGAGTTTGGACCGCACAAGGGGCTCGGGCTGGTACCGGGTCGCGTGCGCATGTTCGACAAGGACCGTGCCGCCGACCACGGCGTGCGCATTCCGCACATCGGCTGGACGGCGATGCTGCCCGGTCCGACGCGGTCGTGGGCCGACACCATCCTCGCCGACGTTCGGCCGGACGATCACTTCTACTTCGTGCATTCTTTTCATGGCCGGCCGGCCGACCCCAACTGCGTGCTTGCCGAGGTGGACTACAACGGCGAGCGGATTTGCGCGGCGGTCTACCGTGACAATGTCATCGGATTTCAGTTCCACCCGGAGAAAAGTGCCGACGCCGGACTCGCCATCTTGTCGCGGTTCGTCGGCCTCCGATAATACCTGTACGCCAGACGAAGCTAGGATTTACGCCGTGGTTGACCGTTCCAATGAACCGAGAGTGAAGTGGGGACTGCCCGAGACCGTGCAGTTCTGCACCCAGTGTGTCGTATCCAATCAACGTCCCTCGACCGTGGTGGAGTACGAGCACGGCAAGGATTCTCGCAAGCCGACGATTTTTTTCGATGAGGAGGGCGTCTGTTCGGCCTGCCGCTATCATCATCGAAAGTACCATGAGATCGACTGGGAACAGCGCGAACGGGAACTCGTGGACCTGTGCGACCGCCATCGCAGCCGCAACGGGTCCTATGACGTCGTCGTCCCAGGGAGCGGCGGCAAGGACAGCGTTTACGTCGGCCATATCCTCAAGCACAAGTACGGCATGAATCCGCTGACGGTGACGTGGGCGCCCCATCGCTACACCGACATCGGCTGGCGCAATTTCCAGAACTGGATCGACGCCGGCTTCGACAACATTCTGGTGACGCCGAACGGCAAGGTCCACCGCACCCTTACGCGCTTCGCCTTCGAGAACCTCCTGCATCCCTTCCAGCCGTTCATGATCGGCCAGAAGAACGTCGGCCCCCGCCTCGCTCTCGAGAAGGGCATCAAGCTGATCATGTATGGGGAAAGCCAAGCCGAGGGCGGTTCGCTGCTGAATGCCGACAACCCGCGCATGCCCAACTCGTTTTTCGCCCGGCCGCGCGATCGGCTACGCGGCATCGAAGTGGGGGGGGTGCCCTTCGACCAGCTGGTTTCATATGGCATCCCGGAGAGCGAGTTGCAGCCCTATATTCCGGTTGCGCTAGAGGATGTCGAAGCCGCAGGCATCGACGTTCACTTCATGAGCTACTACAAATTGTGGAGACCGCAGGACAATTACTACTACGCCGTCGAACACTGTGGATTCGAGGCCAACCCGGAACGCAGCGAAGGGACCTACTCGAAGTACGCAAGCCTCGACGACAAGATCGACGGCTTCCACTACTTCACGACGTATATCAAGTTCGGAATCGGCCGCGCTACCTACGATGCTGCCCAGGAGGTCCGCAACGGCCACATCACGCGCGAAGAGGCGGTCGCGCTGGCTCATAAGTTCGACGGTGAGTTTCCCAAGAAATACTTCGTGGAGTTCCTGGACTACATAGGAATCACGGAACAGCGTTTCTGGGAACTCATCGACAACGGGCGCAGCGCGCACCTCTGGGAGCACACGGATTCCGGCTGGAAGCTGAAGCATCAGGTTCGATGAGGGAGCATCGTCATAAGAAGCCACCACGCTCGCCAGCCTGCCCGTCCAATGATCTTCTCGATTTACCCATTCATACTGGCGTCGCCGGCGGTGGTCCCGCGACCGTGGATGCTACAGACTGCGAATTCGTCGACGGATTTCATCCCGGCGACGTAGCGTCCGAGACTATCGCCTTGAGTCCCGGAGGCTCTCTCGCTCCTTACCTCGATCACGCGTTTGGTGGCGAATTCACCACGGCGCATCGAGGCCGTACCGGCGGCGGCGACCGCTACAGAATGGACGGCGAACGGGAGGTCGATTTCCTGCAACTGGGGTGCGATAAGAAAGGTCCGTAGCCGTGAAAAACGAGTTCCCCGAATGAAGCCTCCCCGTAGTGGGTTTTTCGATGGCTGTAAGGTGGCCGTGACGGGCGGGGCCGGACTGATCGGCTCGTTCGTCGCCGAGCAACTTGTGAATGCCGGTGCGCGCGTCGTCGTCGTCGACGATTTCTCGAAGGGACAACGCGCCAACTTGAAGGGTATCGCCGGCCGGATCGAGGTCCGCGAGGGGAATTTGGAGGATCAGGCATTTGCCGAAGAGGCGCTTGGCGGTATCGAAATGGTCTTCCACTTGGCCAGCCGGGCATTCGGAGTGGGCTACTCGTCAGCGCACCACCTGGACATGCTTGAACACAACGAGCGGATTAACAACAACCTGTTTTCGGCAGCGCGTCGGACTCGGCCAAAGCGAATCCAGGTTGTCTCGTCGTCCTGCGTCTACCCGGATGACGGGCCCGATACGGTGCCGGAACTACCGCTGTTTACCGGCGAGCCCGAGGCGGTGAACTTGGGGTATGGGTGGGCCAAGCGGTTTCTTGAACAGAAGGCGGTGGTCTTTCAGGGTCAAATGGGTATCCCGGTGTCGATTGTGCGTCCTTTCAACATCTATGGTGAACGCTACAACTGGGTCGGCCAGTACAGCCAGGCCATACCGATGCTGGTCAAGCGGGTCATGGACGGAGCCGATCCCGTGATGATCTGGGGAAGTGGCAATCAGCGGCGCAACTACCTCCACGCAACGGACTGCGCGCGGGCTATGGTTTCCGTGATGGCTTCGGGATTCACCGAGCCGGTGAATATCGGTACGGAGGACACCGTGACCATGCGCGAACTCGTCGGCCTCATCTGCCGCTTGAGCAAGGTTTCACCGCAGGTGGTGACAGACACGACGAAACCGGAAGGACGCTTCATCAAGAGTGCGGACAGCAGACGGCTGCGTGCCGTGGTCCCCGATTTCCACGTTGCCGTCGGTCTCGAGGAGGGCATTGCCCGTATGATCGGCTGGTACCACGCCACGTTCGGCCTCGGGGCTGCCCTCGGAGCCGCCACGTGAGAGAAGAGATGAACATGACACGAGCCCGGATCGGACCCGGAGATGCCGACGTCCTCCTACTGCTCAAGTCGGGCCTCGAAGAGAGGGTCGAGGCGGTCCTTCGGGGAGAGGCGCCGCGGGAGTTCTTCTACAGTTTCTTTGGCCTGCTGGAAAACGGCATCGATACACGGATCATGAATACGTCCGAGCCCTATACGGGCGTCGCGGCGCAAGCGATCCATGTCGGAGAGCGCATCTTCTCCCGAATTTCCGGTATCAGCATAAGGCGCCAGTATCTGGCAGGTCTGCGACCTCAGTGGGCACGCGCAAAGGTGCTCGCCAGCTTCATGGATCATTTCAGCCTGACCATGGGGAACTACTTCTGCGGCCGCCGCGACCGCCCCTTCACGATCGGCTTTTTTCACGGATTTAGCGATATTCCCCACCACATTTCCCCACTTGGCCGCTGCATTCTGAACCGTTATGTCAGGCGGGCCCTAGAGGGGTTGGACGTCGTCGGCTTCTTCGGTCCGGCCGATCGCGCGGAGGCGGTGCGGCGGTGGGACCTTCCAGAAGCGAAGACGGCATTGGTGCGATTTGGCGTGGATCAATCGTTCTGGACGCCGGCGGCGGCGGAGCGCGGCAACGATGGCAGGGACTTCAAGGTTCTGTCCATCGGGTCCGATCCCAATCGGGACTATGACACGCTGGTTTCGGCGCGGCTGCCGTGCCCCGTGACGATCATTACCCGCTTGCCGGTCAAGCGGACACCCGATGCCGCCAATGTCGAGGTCACGGAGGGCAGTTTCTGGAAGTCGCCACTAACCGATGCGGTCTTGCGCGGCCTTTACAGGGATGCGGGGGTGGTTGTCGTGCCGCTTCACGATGTCTTTCAGCCGAGCGGTTACAGCGTGACGCTGCAGGCGATGGCGTGCGGCCGCCCGGTCGTGTTGTCGCGCAACAAGGGATTGTGGACGCCGGAGTACCTGAAGGACGGCGAGAACTGCTTGCTCATCCCGCCGGGGGATCCCGCCGCCCTGCGCGCTGCCGTCGAATCCCTTCGCGATGATCGAGCGCTGGCGGCGCGGATCGGGACGGCCGGGCGGAAGACGGTGGACGATCACTTCACGATCGAGGCCATGAACCGCAGCATGGTTCCGTTGGTCCAGCGAGGTCTTGCGGCGCGGGCGGAGGCGCGCCGATGATGGCCTTCCGGGCCTTGTGTTTTGCCGCCGTGCGATCAGCGGCCAGCGTGATCGCTTTCGCCGGCATCGTGAAGCGCTGCTAGGAGGGAGCCGGGCAGCATGTGCGGCATTGCCGGAAGCGTTGATTGGCGTGGTTGCGACCCGGGGGGGCTTCGCCGTAGCGTCTCCATGATGACCCGCGCGCTTCGGCACCGCGGGCCCGACGACGAGGGACTTTGGTGCGACGAGGCGGCCGGCATCTGTTTCGGCCACCGTCGCCTGTCGATCATCGACCTCAGCCCGACGGGCCATCAGCCTATGGTCAGCGCGTGCGGCAACTACGTCATTACCTTCAACGGTGAGATCTACAACTTCCGCGAACTGGCGAAGGATCTGGAGCGTTCGGGACGGACGCTGCGTGGAGTCTCCGACACCGAGGTTCTGCTCGAGGCCTGTGCCCAATGGGGGGTGGAAACGGCAGTACGGCGCTGCGACGGCATGTTCGCCTTCGCATTGTGGTCCCGACGCGATCGAACCTTGATCCTGGTTCGCGACCGATTGGGGAAAAAGCCACTGTACTGGGCGACGGTCGGGGATCGCCTTTTCTTCGCTTCCGAACTGAACGCCTTGAAGCAGATCAGAGAAATCGACCGCAAGATCGATCATGAGGCGTTCGCCGCCTATCTGACGCTGGGATACGTACCATCGCCCATGTCCATCATCTCCGGCGTCAACAAGCTCCTGCCAGGAACCCTCTTGGGGTTTTCGGACGGTCGGAAGGAGTTGGAACTGCGGTACTGGAGCCTCGATGCAATTGCCGGTGACCCCTTTCGCCACAATCCGCCGGTCGATCCGCAAGAATCCGACGCGATGCTGGAACAGCTGCTTCGGGAGTCGGTCGTACATCGGATGATCGCCGACGTGCCGATCGGCGTCCTTCTGTCGGGGGGTGTGGATTCCTCGCTGGTAACGGCGATCATGCGGGAGGAGGCGTCCGCTCCCATCCGCTCCTTTTGTCTCTCGTTTGACGGGGGCGAGTATGACGAAGGCAAGTTCGCCCGCCAGGTAGCCGAGATCCTCGGTACGGAGCATGTCGAATTCAAGCTGTCGGGCGAGGATGTCCTGAATTCCGTCGAACGCATCACCGAATGGTTTGACGAGCCGCTGGCGGATAATTCCGTCCTGCCCACCGCCTTGATCAGTATGCAGGCACGAAGCCATGTTACGGTGGCGCTGTCGGGCGACGGCGGCGACGAGATGTTCGCAGGCTATTCGCGATATCCGTGGACGAGAGCGCTTTGGGAAAAATTGGAGCGCTATCCGTTGCTGTTCAGGCGCTTGACGGGGGCGCTGATGGCGGGCATCCCGGCGGGCATGTGGGGGATCGCTAGCCGGGTCGGCGACGGACTTGCCTTGGGCGAGCGCATAGGCCGGTACGCGGAGTTGATCGACGCCCCCGATGTCGACGAGCTCTATCGCCGCGTCACCGCCTACTGGCCGTGTCCGTCCGAGGTGCTGCGGCAGCGGGAGACCCCGGCCGGACGGACCGAGTCGCCGACTTCGCTCGGTGACCCCGTTTTGCGGATGCAGTGCTGCGATACCCGAAGTTTTCTGCCGGACGACATCCTGGCAAAGGTGGATCGAGCCTCCATGGCATTCGGCCTCGAGGTGCGTTCGCCGTTGCTCGACCACAAGGTCGTCGAGTTCGCCTTCGGCATGCCGAGGCACTACCATTTGAGCGACGGCAGGGGGAAGGCGCCTCTCCGCCGGCTGTTGGGGCGCTATCTGCCCGAGGCACTGATCGACCGTCAGAAGCGCGGCTTTTCCTCGCCTACCGGCGATTGGCTGCGGGGCCCCTTGCGGGAATGGGGACGGGCAACCCTCGACCAGCTGATGGCGAACGAACCGGCGCTTTTTTGTCGATCCGCAATCGCCCGGGTCTGGAAGGAACATCAGGGCGGTCTGCGAAATCACCAGAACAGGCTGTGGTCCCTGCTGATGTTCGAGGTATGGCGCGAGAAATATGGCGCATCGTTCTGACCACAGGGCCCCTGCCGATGGGGATGTTGGATGCGCGTCGAGAGGTATCGATGAAGGTCTGCATCGGCTATAGGATTCAGGAAGGGCC
The window above is part of the Shumkonia mesophila genome. Proteins encoded here:
- the asnB gene encoding asparagine synthase (glutamine-hydrolyzing) → MCGIAGSVDWRGCDPGGLRRSVSMMTRALRHRGPDDEGLWCDEAAGICFGHRRLSIIDLSPTGHQPMVSACGNYVITFNGEIYNFRELAKDLERSGRTLRGVSDTEVLLEACAQWGVETAVRRCDGMFAFALWSRRDRTLILVRDRLGKKPLYWATVGDRLFFASELNALKQIREIDRKIDHEAFAAYLTLGYVPSPMSIISGVNKLLPGTLLGFSDGRKELELRYWSLDAIAGDPFRHNPPVDPQESDAMLEQLLRESVVHRMIADVPIGVLLSGGVDSSLVTAIMREEASAPIRSFCLSFDGGEYDEGKFARQVAEILGTEHVEFKLSGEDVLNSVERITEWFDEPLADNSVLPTALISMQARSHVTVALSGDGGDEMFAGYSRYPWTRALWEKLERYPLLFRRLTGALMAGIPAGMWGIASRVGDGLALGERIGRYAELIDAPDVDELYRRVTAYWPCPSEVLRQRETPAGRTESPTSLGDPVLRMQCCDTRSFLPDDILAKVDRASMAFGLEVRSPLLDHKVVEFAFGMPRHYHLSDGRGKAPLRRLLGRYLPEALIDRQKRGFSSPTGDWLRGPLREWGRATLDQLMANEPALFCRSAIARVWKEHQGGLRNHQNRLWSLLMFEVWREKYGASF
- the hisH gene encoding imidazole glycerol phosphate synthase subunit HisH, producing MPAPVASILDYDCGNLRSLERAFVRVGAQVRMIERAEDVATAGHLVLPGVGAYGQAMDRLSRRGYAEAVSEHAAAGKPLLGICLGMQLLFDESEEFGPHKGLGLVPGRVRMFDKDRAADHGVRIPHIGWTAMLPGPTRSWADTILADVRPDDHFYFVHSFHGRPADPNCVLAEVDYNGERICAAVYRDNVIGFQFHPEKSADAGLAILSRFVGLR
- the hisF gene encoding imidazole glycerol phosphate synthase subunit HisF yields the protein MRLIARLDVKGPNLIKGIHLEGLRVVGDPHEHARRYYEQGIDEILYIDSVASLYGRNNLSDIVDRTTCDIFIPITVGGGVRSVEDVRRLLRVGADKIAVNTAAVACPELITEAAEAFGSQCVVVSIAAKRRARGSAGWEVLVETGRERTGLDAVEWAHRAAELGAGELLVTSVDREGTRMGFDVELTQAIARAVDVPVIASGGAGRLEDVAEVIEDGGADAVALASILHFGTAEIGTIKDFLAGRGIGGRPARRDS
- a CDS encoding N-acetyl sugar amidotransferase, with translation MKWGLPETVQFCTQCVVSNQRPSTVVEYEHGKDSRKPTIFFDEEGVCSACRYHHRKYHEIDWEQRERELVDLCDRHRSRNGSYDVVVPGSGGKDSVYVGHILKHKYGMNPLTVTWAPHRYTDIGWRNFQNWIDAGFDNILVTPNGKVHRTLTRFAFENLLHPFQPFMIGQKNVGPRLALEKGIKLIMYGESQAEGGSLLNADNPRMPNSFFARPRDRLRGIEVGGVPFDQLVSYGIPESELQPYIPVALEDVEAAGIDVHFMSYYKLWRPQDNYYYAVEHCGFEANPERSEGTYSKYASLDDKIDGFHYFTTYIKFGIGRATYDAAQEVRNGHITREEAVALAHKFDGEFPKKYFVEFLDYIGITEQRFWELIDNGRSAHLWEHTDSGWKLKHQVR
- a CDS encoding glycosyltransferase family 4 protein, which gives rise to MNMTRARIGPGDADVLLLLKSGLEERVEAVLRGEAPREFFYSFFGLLENGIDTRIMNTSEPYTGVAAQAIHVGERIFSRISGISIRRQYLAGLRPQWARAKVLASFMDHFSLTMGNYFCGRRDRPFTIGFFHGFSDIPHHISPLGRCILNRYVRRALEGLDVVGFFGPADRAEAVRRWDLPEAKTALVRFGVDQSFWTPAAAERGNDGRDFKVLSIGSDPNRDYDTLVSARLPCPVTIITRLPVKRTPDAANVEVTEGSFWKSPLTDAVLRGLYRDAGVVVVPLHDVFQPSGYSVTLQAMACGRPVVLSRNKGLWTPEYLKDGENCLLIPPGDPAALRAAVESLRDDRALAARIGTAGRKTVDDHFTIEAMNRSMVPLVQRGLAARAEARR
- a CDS encoding NAD-dependent epimerase/dehydratase family protein, with amino-acid sequence MKPPRSGFFDGCKVAVTGGAGLIGSFVAEQLVNAGARVVVVDDFSKGQRANLKGIAGRIEVREGNLEDQAFAEEALGGIEMVFHLASRAFGVGYSSAHHLDMLEHNERINNNLFSAARRTRPKRIQVVSSSCVYPDDGPDTVPELPLFTGEPEAVNLGYGWAKRFLEQKAVVFQGQMGIPVSIVRPFNIYGERYNWVGQYSQAIPMLVKRVMDGADPVMIWGSGNQRRNYLHATDCARAMVSVMASGFTEPVNIGTEDTVTMRELVGLICRLSKVSPQVVTDTTKPEGRFIKSADSRRLRAVVPDFHVAVGLEEGIARMIGWYHATFGLGAALGAAT